The following are encoded in a window of Fluviibacter phosphoraccumulans genomic DNA:
- a CDS encoding putative bifunctional diguanylate cyclase/phosphodiesterase → MATSLRFQIQKGFSRLVTKYAILSGSILLLLVAAFVLYTTRSNLVSQSDIVRTQLKSQITATLAQADTLIRSPVLWTGLMDSFGRETYLKPLLKQLNRNEDTKFVLLDYQGRVFVETPGANAEAVEVMRQMLPAVNLETTAVQLLRAEHDNDLLLILLPITSPLSDAPLGYLMTQFSVTSSIRELNVDDRLHISFNLQPEFASPMSWWFLSENYTDQIVVGDYKLRYDTRYAMSLLPNMVMLFGLLVMTSLLGYLFVRRTELWLSAFAAQLTYQLDQLVRYAQDIFAGKQVEIESEADRADEIGTVVNTLEALLLEQGRSQERLRKLAYEDPLTGLPNFVRFYELSLLHLAESAQASRPLTLLFVDVNQLKHINDIYGHEAGNKVIQASALLLERSLPQPCLVSRRSGDEFIAWAEIDDHQLYRLSESLAAFDVDYQNVSIPVTLTMGAARYPQDAQVFDDLIFCAEYALKQAKNRARNTYAIFDERLGLRLIRNKQIEERIATALRQCEIKPFYQPKVDMVTGQVAGFEALARWYDPKLGWIQPDEFLPIVEHLRMFSDLTNCMLTGIFADVDKIVARFPGAKIAFNASPQDFQREHLIDSILDYAKSQPHGLANFELELTEQDIAGLDEDIIEKLNILIQAGIHVAIDDFGTKYSSLSRLTTLPLHRLKIDLSFVSNITEAKGEEIVRLIVSLAKTLNLEITAEGVETLRQRDLLVACGCRNAQGWLYQKALPLSELMNLPTVLLPAEKSNDV, encoded by the coding sequence ATGGCTACTTCGTTACGCTTCCAGATTCAGAAGGGCTTCAGTCGCCTGGTCACCAAGTACGCTATTTTGTCCGGCAGCATTTTGTTGCTGTTAGTCGCCGCTTTTGTGCTTTACACCACGCGTAGCAATTTAGTCTCGCAAAGTGACATTGTTCGTACACAACTGAAGTCACAAATCACAGCAACTTTGGCGCAGGCGGATACGCTGATTCGTTCTCCAGTTCTGTGGACGGGGTTAATGGACAGTTTCGGACGAGAAACTTACCTGAAGCCTTTGCTCAAACAACTCAACCGAAACGAAGACACCAAATTTGTACTCCTCGACTACCAGGGACGAGTGTTTGTAGAAACACCCGGGGCTAATGCAGAAGCCGTTGAGGTGATGCGGCAGATGCTGCCAGCGGTGAACCTAGAAACTACAGCGGTTCAATTGCTTAGAGCTGAGCACGACAACGATTTGCTGCTCATTTTGCTGCCGATCACATCCCCGCTGAGCGATGCGCCTCTGGGCTATCTGATGACACAGTTTTCAGTGACATCATCGATTCGCGAATTGAATGTGGACGACAGACTCCACATTAGTTTCAACTTACAGCCTGAGTTTGCCTCTCCTATGAGTTGGTGGTTCCTGAGCGAAAACTATACCGACCAAATAGTTGTTGGTGATTACAAATTGCGTTACGACACACGTTATGCGATGAGCCTGTTGCCGAATATGGTCATGCTCTTCGGGCTTTTAGTCATGACTTCCTTGCTGGGGTATTTGTTCGTTAGACGAACAGAGTTATGGCTCAGCGCCTTCGCCGCTCAATTGACCTATCAACTGGATCAATTGGTACGCTACGCGCAGGATATTTTTGCCGGTAAACAGGTGGAGATTGAATCTGAAGCGGATCGTGCGGATGAAATAGGCACGGTCGTTAATACGCTCGAAGCTTTACTGTTAGAGCAGGGCAGATCTCAAGAACGTTTGCGTAAACTCGCCTATGAAGACCCGCTGACGGGTCTCCCCAATTTTGTACGCTTCTATGAACTTTCGTTGCTTCATCTTGCTGAGTCGGCGCAAGCCTCACGTCCGTTGACCTTATTGTTTGTTGATGTGAACCAGCTGAAGCATATCAATGATATCTACGGCCACGAAGCCGGTAATAAGGTAATTCAGGCGTCAGCGCTTCTGCTTGAACGCTCGTTACCACAACCGTGTCTGGTGTCGCGTCGGTCTGGTGATGAGTTTATTGCCTGGGCAGAAATAGATGATCATCAGTTGTACCGTTTATCGGAATCGCTGGCGGCGTTTGATGTCGATTATCAAAACGTGTCGATTCCAGTAACCTTAACGATGGGGGCAGCACGCTATCCACAAGATGCGCAGGTTTTTGACGATCTTATCTTCTGTGCTGAATATGCGCTCAAGCAGGCCAAAAATCGAGCGCGAAACACCTACGCTATTTTTGATGAGCGGCTCGGGTTGCGTCTCATTCGAAACAAGCAAATTGAAGAGCGTATCGCGACCGCGTTACGCCAATGCGAGATCAAGCCGTTTTACCAACCTAAAGTGGACATGGTGACCGGGCAGGTTGCTGGTTTTGAAGCGCTGGCGCGATGGTATGACCCAAAGTTAGGCTGGATACAACCGGATGAATTTTTGCCTATCGTGGAGCATCTAAGAATGTTCTCTGATTTGACGAATTGCATGCTGACAGGCATTTTCGCTGACGTTGATAAAATTGTCGCGCGCTTTCCCGGTGCAAAGATTGCGTTTAATGCCTCACCACAAGATTTCCAAAGAGAACATCTGATTGATTCAATTCTTGATTACGCCAAGAGTCAGCCCCATGGACTCGCTAATTTCGAGCTTGAGTTAACGGAACAAGATATCGCCGGGCTTGATGAAGACATCATCGAGAAATTAAATATCTTGATCCAAGCGGGAATTCATGTCGCGATTGATGACTTTGGTACCAAATATTCGTCCCTATCTCGCCTAACGACATTGCCACTGCATCGACTCAAAATTGATTTGTCGTTTGTCTCAAATATTACTGAGGCAAAAGGCGAAGAGATTGTGCGGTTGATCGTTAGTTTGGCGAAAACTCTGAATCTGGAGATCACAGCGGAGGGCGTCGAAACCTTGCGTCAACGCGATTTGCTGGTCGCTTGTGGTTGTCGTAACGCGCAAGGCTGGCTCTATCAAAAAGCACTTCCTTTGAGCGAGCTAATGAACTTGCCGACAGTGCTGCTGCCCGCCGAGAAAAGCAATGATGTCTGA
- a CDS encoding phosphate/phosphite/phosphonate ABC transporter substrate-binding protein — protein sequence MFLLFGATSAQAVCYGDQQRSSAPIVFSPVPQLPVPTLFAKWAPLLEVLGKETGQCFELMIKPTIPEFERLLLKGIPGLAYANPYHAVIAHKAKGYMPLLADGSTLLTGILVVKKGSEINRLDDLQGRRVDFPAPNAFAASLLLRAHLQQFKINIQPRYVKTHSNVYRGVILGEAIAGGGVNKTLDNEPEVVRQQLSVLYESPGYRSHPVIASPQLPPAIRKLILERFLALSHTEAGRVLLAGVHLNEPIAVSYQQDYRPLERLGLEKLVVLDD from the coding sequence TTGTTTCTGCTTTTTGGCGCGACATCGGCACAGGCGGTCTGTTATGGGGATCAGCAACGATCGAGCGCGCCAATTGTGTTTTCACCTGTGCCGCAGCTTCCGGTGCCAACCCTTTTCGCGAAGTGGGCCCCGCTGCTGGAGGTGTTAGGCAAGGAAACCGGACAGTGTTTCGAGTTAATGATCAAACCGACGATACCTGAGTTTGAACGCTTGCTGTTGAAAGGGATTCCTGGTCTCGCGTATGCCAATCCATACCACGCCGTGATTGCGCATAAGGCCAAAGGGTATATGCCTTTGTTAGCAGACGGTTCGACACTGCTGACGGGTATTCTGGTCGTTAAAAAAGGTTCAGAGATCAATCGGTTAGATGATTTGCAGGGGCGGCGCGTCGATTTTCCTGCGCCCAATGCCTTTGCCGCATCACTTTTATTGCGCGCGCACCTACAACAATTCAAAATCAATATACAGCCTCGTTACGTTAAGACGCACAGTAATGTTTACCGAGGGGTGATTCTCGGTGAAGCGATTGCTGGTGGTGGCGTGAACAAAACGCTGGATAACGAACCGGAAGTGGTTCGACAGCAGCTCAGCGTTTTGTACGAATCCCCCGGGTATCGCTCACACCCAGTAATTGCCAGCCCACAGCTCCCGCCAGCAATCAGAAAACTAATCTTGGAGCGATTCTTGGCGCTTTCCCATACAGAAGCGGGGAGAGTACTGTTGGCTGGTGTTCATCTCAATGAACCCATCGCGGTTTCTTATCAGCAAGATTACCGTCCCCTTGAGCGTTTAGGACTAGAAAAGCTCGTGGTGCTTGATGACTAA
- a CDS encoding GGDEF domain-containing protein has protein sequence MTKENTPSAELLTHTVFERHAARTTHRWSFIRLGLWASLAVLVMLILVGAWSYRQTNQMMLESQERTGKAIAAGLTSAVEEDLIVKNYAQLEVRLMQVMAGAQISAALVADASGKVLSEVQRDPRTSEVSVVFNDGSIRNPVAQPTTSRTDDVLNIFYPVGGVVPIGWVKLRVATTPDDALLGGIHQQLLLLLSLGAITMLMVVGFSLWRTYSRVQTAQMLIEELNDSLHSAAFYDALTQLPNRHLLADRLKQALAMAARSNKHLAVCYLDLDGFKQVNDQYGHDTGDALLIEVCQRMLKAVRQHDTVARVGGDEFVLLISDLESIHACELILSRLLGDLARPFHVNGHNLQVGASIGVAMHLQHGSDPATLIRMADKAMYSAKCAGKNRYCFF, from the coding sequence ATGACTAAGGAAAACACGCCGTCGGCCGAGCTTTTAACGCACACAGTATTTGAGCGGCATGCTGCACGGACAACGCATCGCTGGTCGTTTATTCGTCTAGGGCTGTGGGCTTCGCTGGCTGTGCTCGTCATGCTGATTCTGGTCGGGGCCTGGTCTTACCGGCAAACTAACCAGATGATGCTCGAAAGTCAGGAAAGAACAGGTAAAGCAATTGCCGCTGGGCTTACTAGCGCCGTTGAAGAAGATTTGATTGTTAAAAATTATGCGCAGCTGGAAGTGCGCTTGATGCAGGTCATGGCTGGCGCTCAGATCAGTGCCGCGTTGGTGGCAGATGCCAGTGGTAAAGTTTTGTCAGAAGTCCAGCGTGATCCACGCACCAGTGAAGTCAGCGTCGTTTTTAATGATGGTTCCATTCGTAATCCAGTGGCGCAGCCTACGACCTCACGAACAGATGATGTTCTGAATATTTTTTATCCTGTGGGTGGGGTCGTGCCAATTGGCTGGGTAAAGCTACGTGTGGCAACAACGCCCGATGATGCCCTATTGGGTGGCATCCACCAGCAACTTTTACTGTTGCTCAGCCTCGGTGCGATCACCATGTTAATGGTAGTGGGTTTCAGCTTATGGCGGACTTACAGCCGGGTGCAAACTGCGCAGATGCTCATTGAAGAATTGAACGACTCGTTACATTCGGCGGCTTTTTATGATGCTTTGACACAGTTGCCGAATCGTCACCTGTTAGCAGATCGTTTGAAACAGGCATTGGCGATGGCGGCACGATCGAATAAGCACCTAGCCGTATGCTATCTAGATCTGGACGGATTTAAGCAAGTGAATGACCAATATGGTCACGATACAGGTGATGCCTTGCTGATTGAGGTGTGTCAACGCATGTTGAAAGCGGTGCGTCAGCACGATACTGTGGCACGTGTAGGTGGTGATGAGTTTGTTTTGCTGATCAGTGACCTGGAGTCGATCCATGCCTGTGAACTGATTCTCTCCAGACTATTAGGTGATCTGGCGAGGCCATTTCACGTTAATGGTCACAATTTACAGGTGGGTGCGAGCATCGGCGTGGCAATGCATCTACAGCACGGATCAGATCCTGCGACGTTGATCCGGATGGCAGACAAAGCCATGTACAGCGCCAAATGTGCTGGCAAAAATCGCTATTGTTTCTTCTGA
- a CDS encoding CHASE domain-containing protein yields the protein MLLIEADAIKRFNAVCDQISLKIEERLGAYALILRGGKALFAASVNVDREEWKDYVDNLSASGTVQGIQGIGYAVLIQPDELAAHERRVRAEGFPGYAVKPPGQRDLYSSIVFLEPFDPRNQRAFGYDMYSEPVRRQAMEAARDSGEPVLSGKVQLLQENGQDVQPGTLMYVPVYKNDRPITTLEERRQAIIGWTYSPYRMNNLLMGILGDAAQADMPINLEVYDSAISAENLLYDSMPQRNADPQELLYALQTMKIYGREWRLVFTGAAKEVINYGPAWIILAGGILVSGLIFWAILLLQMRSAALVTTRQLTEELRLREALLKESEFRWKYAIEGSGDGLWDMDVEQSTLFYSDAFQRLLGFSHHDMGNHLDDWLQRVHPDDIDALRAVIDSVREGRQSNFENEHRVLTQSGSYEWMLCRATSVNYDEEGHVKRIIGTLSLITHRKELEAQIRELAFYDPLTGLANRRLLDDRLAQLLLQLQRSGHYAAIMVFDLDRFKALNDAHGHAAGDQLLRDVARRIQHGVRASDTVARFGGDEFVILLSDLGADEDQARSSAHKIAEDIRIKLSEAYAIHLTEQDHHAHALRYQCVASIGVAVFKAPVNRKHVFSTADKMMYQAKACGGNQVRMAAAVEN from the coding sequence ATGCTTTTGATTGAAGCAGATGCGATCAAACGCTTCAACGCCGTTTGTGACCAGATTTCGTTAAAGATCGAAGAGCGGCTGGGTGCCTATGCGCTGATTCTCAGGGGAGGCAAGGCCTTGTTTGCCGCATCGGTCAATGTGGATCGCGAAGAGTGGAAGGATTATGTCGACAACCTCAGCGCCAGCGGTACGGTGCAGGGCATACAGGGGATTGGTTATGCCGTTTTGATCCAACCGGATGAATTGGCTGCACACGAGCGGCGTGTCCGTGCGGAGGGCTTTCCTGGGTACGCTGTCAAACCTCCAGGACAGCGCGATCTGTATAGCAGTATTGTGTTTCTGGAACCCTTTGATCCACGTAATCAACGCGCTTTTGGATATGACATGTATTCAGAGCCTGTACGGCGTCAGGCAATGGAAGCTGCGCGTGATTCGGGTGAGCCAGTCCTGTCTGGCAAGGTGCAGCTGTTGCAGGAGAATGGTCAAGATGTACAGCCGGGTACGCTGATGTATGTACCTGTCTATAAAAACGATCGGCCGATCACCACCCTAGAAGAGCGACGCCAGGCGATTATTGGCTGGACCTACAGCCCGTACCGGATGAATAACCTTCTGATGGGTATTTTAGGCGATGCAGCACAAGCCGATATGCCGATTAACCTGGAAGTTTACGATTCGGCTATCAGCGCAGAGAATCTGCTGTACGACAGCATGCCCCAGCGCAACGCTGATCCGCAGGAATTGCTGTATGCCCTACAGACCATGAAGATCTATGGTCGCGAGTGGCGACTTGTCTTTACTGGCGCGGCAAAAGAAGTCATTAATTATGGCCCGGCCTGGATTATTCTCGCCGGCGGCATACTGGTATCCGGATTAATTTTTTGGGCGATTCTGTTACTTCAGATGCGCTCCGCTGCGTTAGTAACAACGCGTCAGCTGACTGAAGAACTCAGATTGCGTGAGGCTCTGCTCAAAGAAAGTGAGTTTCGCTGGAAGTACGCCATTGAGGGCTCAGGCGATGGCTTGTGGGATATGGACGTTGAGCAGAGCACCCTGTTTTACTCGGATGCGTTTCAGCGCTTGCTGGGGTTTTCTCATCACGATATGGGCAATCATCTTGACGACTGGCTACAGCGGGTTCATCCCGATGATATTGATGCGCTCAGAGCAGTGATCGACTCGGTGCGCGAAGGTCGGCAAAGCAATTTCGAAAATGAGCACCGGGTGCTGACGCAATCCGGCAGTTACGAATGGATGCTGTGTCGGGCCACGTCTGTTAATTATGACGAAGAAGGGCACGTCAAACGTATTATCGGGACGCTCTCGCTGATAACGCATCGTAAAGAACTCGAGGCGCAGATCCGAGAGTTAGCATTTTATGACCCGCTGACCGGCCTGGCTAATCGACGTCTGCTTGATGACCGGCTGGCGCAATTGCTGCTGCAGCTGCAACGCAGTGGTCACTATGCAGCAATTATGGTGTTTGATCTGGATCGTTTTAAGGCCCTCAATGATGCACACGGACACGCCGCCGGAGATCAGTTGTTGCGTGATGTGGCGCGGCGGATTCAGCATGGTGTTCGTGCGTCCGATACCGTGGCGCGCTTTGGCGGTGATGAATTTGTGATATTGCTCAGCGACTTAGGTGCTGACGAAGATCAAGCACGCAGCAGTGCCCATAAAATTGCCGAAGATATTCGCATCAAGCTGTCAGAAGCCTATGCCATTCACCTAACGGAGCAAGACCATCACGCGCATGCGCTTCGATATCAGTGTGTCGCCAGTATTGGCGTCGCGGTGTTCAAAGCGCCCGTCAATCGAAAGCATGTTTTCTCGACCGCCGACAAGATGATGTATCAAGCTAAGGCCTGTGGCGGTAATCAGGTACGGATGGCGGCAGCCGTTGAAAATTGA
- a CDS encoding patatin-like phospholipase family protein → MPRINANRLFMSLLLLSLTACTTLSRQSAVPPSLHGKEQVIGMPGIRYQGFSEHGINAMLKDIQSGIAKDGFQDTQSVSAYLSISGGGDNGAFGAGLLTGWTERGDRPVFNLVTGVSTGALIAPFAYLGPDYDYVLKRVYTEIKADDIFINLGLMGALFGDSLADTTPLYRLISEYVDEQLLEKIAYEYQIHNRWLLVATTNLDAGTPAIWNMGKLAAVGTPESLKLFRKILLASAAIPGAFPPVMIDVEAEGKSYQEMHVDGGASVEVFLYPAALGAEARRRGTVSSVRKRQEYIIRNARLDSEWKEIQRNTLSILGRAVNQLIQAQGYGDLYRIYQTAQRDHVGFNLAYIGPDFNAPHSEEFDRKYMTALYQYGHKLGAAGYPWAKYPPGYEYALDQDVRKQVVLQQQALRRYTVHKHPAKKHPQ, encoded by the coding sequence ATGCCTAGAATAAATGCTAACCGCCTCTTCATGAGCCTACTGTTGCTCAGCCTGACTGCGTGTACCACCCTCAGCCGCCAAAGTGCCGTTCCGCCATCGTTACACGGCAAAGAGCAGGTGATTGGTATGCCGGGCATTCGTTATCAGGGCTTTTCTGAACACGGTATTAATGCCATGCTCAAAGACATCCAATCGGGCATAGCCAAAGACGGTTTTCAGGATACGCAGTCCGTCTCTGCCTATTTGTCTATCTCCGGTGGGGGTGATAACGGTGCCTTTGGTGCGGGACTGCTGACAGGCTGGACCGAGCGCGGTGACCGCCCAGTATTTAATCTGGTAACCGGGGTCAGCACCGGCGCGCTGATCGCGCCTTTTGCTTATCTGGGTCCGGACTATGACTATGTGCTCAAACGGGTCTATACCGAAATCAAGGCAGACGATATTTTTATCAACCTGGGCTTGATGGGGGCGCTCTTCGGTGATTCGCTGGCCGATACCACGCCGCTGTATCGGCTGATCTCAGAATACGTGGATGAGCAATTGCTGGAAAAAATTGCCTACGAATACCAGATACATAATCGCTGGTTATTGGTAGCCACGACCAATCTGGATGCAGGTACACCGGCGATCTGGAATATGGGTAAACTCGCTGCGGTGGGTACGCCCGAGTCACTCAAACTATTTCGCAAGATCTTGCTGGCCTCTGCGGCCATTCCTGGTGCTTTTCCTCCTGTGATGATTGACGTCGAGGCAGAGGGCAAGTCGTATCAGGAAATGCACGTGGACGGTGGCGCCAGTGTCGAGGTTTTTCTCTACCCGGCAGCTTTGGGTGCCGAGGCAAGGCGGCGTGGCACTGTGAGTTCAGTGCGGAAACGTCAGGAATACATTATTCGCAACGCCCGATTGGATTCGGAGTGGAAAGAGATTCAACGCAACACGTTGAGCATCCTGGGGCGGGCGGTGAATCAACTGATTCAGGCTCAGGGCTATGGCGATCTCTATCGTATTTACCAAACGGCCCAACGTGATCATGTGGGCTTTAATCTGGCTTATATTGGCCCGGATTTTAATGCGCCGCATAGCGAAGAGTTTGATCGCAAGTACATGACTGCACTTTATCAGTATGGCCATAAGCTCGGCGCCGCTGGTTACCCCTGGGCCAAATACCCACCCGGCTACGAGTATGCATTGGATCAAGATGTCAGAAAACAGGTAGTGCTTCAGCAGCAGGCGCTACGCCGTTATACGGTGCATAAGCATCCCGCAAAAAAACACCCGCAATAA
- a CDS encoding Tim44 domain-containing protein: protein MKRLALFAAALAVGLTMAVGNAEAARVGGGKSFGMQRQMAPVSKPATTASPQTAAPASAATAKAPAAATPAAQPKRSWMGPLAGLAAGLGLAALASHFGFGEELANMMMFALIAFAVMAVIGYFLRKRATHQQASMAGAGAPYNAPASMYQANESSGGSNATASKIPANFDADGFIRNAKVGFIRLQAAHDAGDLADIREFTSPEMFAEIRMDLEQRQGAAQKTDIVSLNAEILDVEHEAQRYVVSVRFNGMLREEANAAPVAIDEIWHLTKPITGQGGWVLAGIQQIQ, encoded by the coding sequence ATGAAACGTTTAGCCCTTTTTGCAGCAGCATTAGCGGTTGGCCTAACGATGGCTGTTGGTAACGCAGAAGCAGCGCGTGTCGGCGGCGGCAAGTCGTTTGGTATGCAGCGTCAGATGGCACCTGTTAGCAAGCCTGCCACAACGGCATCGCCACAAACTGCTGCGCCAGCCTCGGCGGCAACGGCCAAAGCACCGGCAGCTGCAACGCCAGCCGCTCAGCCCAAGCGTTCATGGATGGGCCCACTCGCGGGTCTGGCCGCTGGATTAGGTCTGGCGGCTTTGGCTAGCCACTTCGGTTTTGGCGAAGAGTTGGCCAACATGATGATGTTTGCCTTGATCGCTTTTGCCGTCATGGCTGTGATTGGGTACTTCCTGCGCAAGCGTGCCACCCATCAACAAGCCAGCATGGCTGGTGCCGGTGCCCCCTACAACGCACCAGCCTCCATGTATCAAGCCAATGAAAGCAGTGGTGGCAGCAATGCAACCGCCAGCAAGATTCCTGCGAACTTTGATGCCGATGGCTTTATTCGTAACGCCAAGGTGGGTTTTATCCGCCTGCAGGCTGCTCACGATGCCGGCGATCTGGCGGACATCCGTGAATTCACCTCCCCCGAAATGTTTGCCGAAATCCGTATGGATCTGGAGCAGCGCCAAGGTGCTGCGCAGAAAACAGACATCGTTTCGCTGAATGCCGAAATTCTGGATGTCGAACACGAGGCACAACGTTATGTCGTTAGCGTCCGCTTTAATGGCATGCTGCGCGAAGAAGCCAACGCGGCACCTGTAGCTATTGACGAAATCTGGCATTTGACCAAACCGATCACCGGTCAAGGCGGCTGGGTGCTGGCAGGCATCCAACAGATTCAATAA
- the tig gene encoding trigger factor codes for MSTPETVQEAPAASVETSPLARTIELTVAAKEVEAATDARLARMGKTLKIAGFRPGKVPAKVVKQHHGMQAHEEALNEIVGRAFGEAITQQNLKVAGYPRIEPKGDLLGETLTFTATFELYPEFTLADVASAEIERPVHEVTAADVDKTLEILRKQRVGYENVDRAAQKEDRVVIDFLGKKDGVAFAGGEAKDYPMVLGKGTLLPEFEAAIEGCTAGTAKTFDLTFPAEYGNTDLAGQTVQFDLNVKQVQGPVIPELDEAFVKAMGVESGKADDLHAEVEKNLKGEVKKRIHQRVREAVMEKLDTLNPIAVPKAMVEQETYRLMQNTREEMKQRGMKGDIPMQPEWFTDRALPRVRMGLILAQLVETENLVATQEQIDARIAEMAETYQHPAEVVQWYKQDRQRLAGIESEVLEENVVAWVLARAKVTEKAIDFDEIMGQQGL; via the coding sequence ATGAGCACCCCCGAAACCGTCCAGGAAGCACCAGCCGCATCAGTAGAAACCTCGCCGTTGGCGCGTACGATCGAACTGACCGTTGCCGCCAAGGAAGTTGAAGCCGCAACCGACGCCCGCCTGGCGCGCATGGGCAAGACCCTCAAGATTGCCGGCTTCCGTCCGGGTAAGGTCCCCGCTAAAGTAGTCAAGCAGCATCATGGTATGCAGGCTCATGAAGAGGCCCTGAACGAAATCGTTGGCCGTGCCTTTGGTGAAGCGATCACCCAGCAAAACCTTAAGGTGGCTGGTTATCCGCGCATTGAGCCTAAGGGCGACCTGCTGGGCGAAACGCTGACATTTACAGCGACTTTTGAGTTGTATCCCGAATTCACTTTAGCCGATGTCGCATCGGCTGAAATTGAGCGCCCGGTGCATGAAGTTACCGCCGCTGACGTTGATAAGACGTTGGAAATTCTGCGTAAGCAGCGTGTTGGCTACGAAAACGTTGACCGTGCCGCTCAGAAGGAAGACCGTGTGGTCATCGACTTCCTGGGTAAAAAAGATGGCGTTGCCTTTGCCGGTGGCGAAGCCAAAGATTATCCGATGGTGCTGGGCAAGGGCACGTTGCTGCCTGAGTTCGAAGCCGCCATTGAGGGTTGTACCGCCGGTACCGCCAAGACCTTTGATCTGACGTTCCCGGCCGAATACGGCAATACCGATCTGGCTGGCCAGACGGTGCAGTTTGATCTGAACGTCAAGCAAGTTCAGGGTCCGGTGATTCCAGAATTGGACGAAGCTTTTGTTAAGGCCATGGGCGTTGAAAGCGGTAAGGCCGATGATCTGCACGCAGAAGTTGAAAAGAACCTCAAGGGCGAAGTGAAGAAGCGCATCCACCAGCGTGTCCGTGAAGCTGTCATGGAGAAGCTGGATACTCTGAACCCGATCGCTGTGCCGAAAGCCATGGTCGAGCAGGAAACCTATCGTCTGATGCAGAATACGCGTGAAGAAATGAAGCAGCGTGGCATGAAGGGTGATATCCCGATGCAGCCGGAATGGTTTACCGACCGTGCGCTGCCACGCGTGCGTATGGGCCTGATTCTGGCGCAACTGGTAGAAACAGAAAACCTGGTTGCCACCCAAGAACAGATCGATGCACGTATTGCCGAGATGGCTGAGACTTATCAGCATCCGGCTGAAGTGGTGCAGTGGTACAAGCAGGATCGTCAGCGCCTGGCCGGTATCGAATCGGAAGTACTGGAAGAAAACGTCGTGGCTTGGGTTCTGGCCCGTGCCAAGGTTACTGAAAAGGCCATTGATTTCGACGAAATCATGGGTCAGCAGGGACTGTAA
- the clpP gene encoding ATP-dependent Clp endopeptidase proteolytic subunit ClpP, translated as MFTHNGLVDTLVQTHPDPQAIGLVPMVVEQSGRGERAFDIYSRLLKERVVFLVGPVNDMSANLIVAQLLFLEAENPDKDIHLYINSPGGSVTAGLSIYDTMQFVKPDVSTLCLGQAASMGAFLLTAGAKGKRFSLPNSRVMIHQPLGGFQGQASDIAIHAKEILSLRSKLNNMLAEHTGQDVERIERDTDRDNFMSADEAVTYGLIDKVLGKRG; from the coding sequence ATGTTTACCCATAATGGACTCGTCGATACCCTGGTACAGACCCATCCGGACCCCCAAGCGATTGGTTTGGTGCCCATGGTCGTGGAGCAGAGCGGTCGGGGTGAACGCGCGTTTGATATTTACTCCCGCCTGCTGAAAGAGCGCGTGGTCTTTTTGGTCGGTCCGGTTAATGACATGAGCGCCAATCTGATCGTTGCTCAGCTGCTGTTCTTGGAAGCCGAGAACCCGGATAAAGACATTCACCTCTATATCAACTCGCCGGGTGGCTCCGTCACGGCGGGACTGTCGATTTACGACACCATGCAATTTGTAAAGCCCGATGTCTCGACGCTTTGTCTGGGGCAGGCCGCTTCGATGGGTGCCTTTCTGCTGACGGCAGGCGCCAAGGGCAAGCGTTTCTCCCTGCCTAATTCGCGCGTCATGATTCATCAGCCACTGGGTGGTTTCCAGGGCCAGGCCTCAGACATCGCGATTCACGCCAAAGAGATTCTCTCGTTGCGTTCTAAACTCAACAATATGTTGGCTGAGCATACCGGTCAGGACGTCGAGCGTATCGAGCGTGATACGGATCGTGACAACTTTATGTCGGCCGATGAAGCGGTTACTTATGGATTGATCGACAAAGTACTCGGCAAGCGTGGCTAA